A single genomic interval of Helianthus annuus cultivar XRQ/B chromosome 6, HanXRQr2.0-SUNRISE, whole genome shotgun sequence harbors:
- the LOC110865051 gene encoding uncharacterized protein LOC110865051 — MSTQEDPISSYLGISFALFLATLPTRSLSLIPYLQTHNESLAKKLLNAEEQLEQLYSRRKEDYKANARVVEIFASHRHGWQQEEKRLLRQIDDDVEEIANLRAKIEDLEIRVLELQREVSERDELLNFMSNNNNNRDDDGEFYGKFRGSDENVNCNEKGYYNVDDLGSDVFDGHNNMLFNGLEFSDSAVSKFLAERSNSWQGVQYEPVERVHNLKHCVTRRESPWKVDGDSSGVSAKLKLLEQELQNLENIGANDLSKVPSLMKKQAKRYQALAGKIDDLCKRMQENDPCEPNAGLEFRTQRQTEFLLEALRLQQRASETGQKLMALQTETGTGCNYGNDLVEGRARLTTSLSLNSIRNNFRDIQRNLEIWLARIIGDVEGILARDGASRVNEYYISQRYPFVHQEGF, encoded by the exons ATGAGTACTCAAGAAGACCCAATTTCCTCATACTTAGGCATAAGTTTCGCACTCTTTCTAGCAACCCTTCCAACACGCTCACTTTCCTTGATCCCATATCTACAAACCCACAACGAATCACTCGCTAAAAAGCTCTTAAACGCTGAAGAACAGCTGGAACAGCTGTACTCACGGAGAAAAGAAGATTATAAAGCGAATGCGAGGGTGGTTGAGATATTCGCCAGCCACCGTCACGGGTGGCAGCAGGAGGAGAAGCGGCTGCTCCGCCAGATCGATGATGACGTGGAGGAAATTGCTAATTTGAGGGCTAAAATTGAAGATcttgaaattagggttcttgagttgCAGAGGGAGGTGAGTGAGAGAGATGAGTTGTTGAATTTTAtgagtaataataataataatagggaTGATGATGGAGAATTTTATGGGAAATTTAGGGGTTCAGATGAAAATgttaattgtaatgaaaagggttATTATAATGTGGATGATTTGGGGTCTGATGTTTTTGATGGGCATAACAACATGTTGTTTAATGGTTTGGAGTTTTCGGATTCTGCGGTTTCGAAGTTCTTGGCTGAAAGATCGAATTCGTGGCAG GGTGTACAATACGAACCTGTTGAACGAGTTCATAATTTAAAGCATTGTGTTACGAG GAGAGAGTCCCCTTGGAAGGTGGACGGTGATTCATCCGGTGTGTCCGCAAAATTGAAACTTCTAGAACAAGAGCTTCAAAATTTGGAAAATATTGGTGCAAACGATTTGTCGAAAGTTCCATCGTTAATGAAGAAACAGGCAAAAAGATATCAAGCTCTTGCTGGAAAAATTGATGATCTTTGCAAAAGAATG CAGGAGAACGATCCTTGTGAACCAAATGCGGGTTTAGAGTTCCGAACACAGAGACAAACAGAGTTTTTACTGGAAGCATTGCGGCTTCAGCAACGAGCATCAGAAACAGGGCAGAAGTTGATGGCGTTACAGACAGAAACAGGGACAGGGTGTAACTACGGTAACGATCTGGTGGAAGGCCGAGCAAGATTAACCACCAGTCTGTCGTTGAACTCCATCAGAAACAATTTCAGGGATATTCAGAGGAATTTGGAGATATGGTTAGCAAGAATCATCGGAGACGTCGAAGGAATTTTGGCGAGAGATGGCGCATCGCGTGTAAACGAGTACTATATATCTCAACGGTATCCGTTTGTTCATCAGGAAGGATTCTAA